A single Xylanimonas cellulosilytica DSM 15894 DNA region contains:
- a CDS encoding carbohydrate ABC transporter permease — MSAAQAGTAVADPRTRVDLAHSAKLHHQAQVRSRLKEAVFHVLVLAVVAVVLYPAVWMVASAFKPSAEIVGNVDIWPTHASLDNFRKALAGIGGVSFWTFFQNSVLLAVGSVIGITASCSLTAYAFARITFPGRDAFFVLMIGTLLLPFHVVIIPQYIVFNTLGLVNTFVPLLIGKFLAADAFFVFLMVQFMRNLPRELDEAARIDGAGHGRIFLSIMLPLMKPALVTSSIFAFIWSWNDFFGPLLYLKSPGTYTLPIALRLFVDQTSVSDYGAQMAMAVLALVPVLLFFLVFQRYLVEGVATQGLKG; from the coding sequence ATGAGCGCAGCACAGGCGGGCACCGCCGTCGCCGACCCACGCACGCGGGTGGACCTCGCCCACTCGGCGAAGCTGCACCACCAGGCGCAGGTGCGATCGCGCCTCAAGGAGGCCGTGTTCCACGTCCTGGTGCTCGCCGTCGTCGCCGTGGTGCTCTACCCCGCCGTGTGGATGGTGGCGTCGGCGTTCAAGCCGTCGGCCGAGATCGTCGGCAACGTGGACATCTGGCCGACGCACGCGTCCCTGGACAACTTCCGCAAGGCGCTCGCCGGCATCGGCGGGGTCTCGTTCTGGACGTTCTTCCAGAACTCGGTGCTCCTCGCCGTCGGCTCCGTCATCGGCATCACGGCGTCCTGCTCGCTGACGGCCTACGCGTTCGCGCGGATCACGTTCCCGGGCCGCGACGCGTTCTTCGTGCTCATGATCGGCACGCTGCTGCTGCCGTTCCACGTCGTGATCATCCCGCAGTACATCGTGTTCAACACGCTCGGCCTGGTGAACACGTTCGTGCCGCTGCTGATCGGCAAGTTCCTCGCCGCCGACGCGTTCTTCGTGTTCCTCATGGTGCAGTTCATGCGCAACCTGCCCCGCGAGCTCGACGAGGCAGCGCGGATCGACGGCGCGGGCCACGGGCGGATCTTCCTCTCGATCATGCTGCCGCTCATGAAGCCCGCCCTCGTGACCAGCTCGATCTTCGCGTTCATCTGGTCCTGGAACGACTTCTTCGGGCCGCTGCTCTACCTCAAGAGCCCGGGCACCTACACGCTGCCCATCGCGCTGCGGCTCTTCGTCGACCAGACCTCCGTGTCCGACTACGGCGCGCAGATGGCGATGGCGGTGCTCGCCCTGGTCCCGGTGCTGCTGTTCTTCCTCGTCTTCCAGCGGTATCTGGTCGAGGGCGTGGCCACGCAGGGCCTCAAGGGCTGA